One Solanum lycopersicum chromosome 2, SLM_r2.1 genomic region harbors:
- the LOC101252338 gene encoding zinc transporter 8-like translates to MNKLVVSSLLFFFFLLPALVSSECTCDEDADDRDKIEALKYKLVAVASILIAGAIGVSIPILGKVIPAFRPENNVFFLIKAFAAGVILGTGFVHILPDAFESLSSPCLPEKPWGDFPFAGFIAMISSIGTMMVDLLATSFYKNSNLTKQKPVNSDEEKEVHVHTHSTHGHAHGSVMLTSSEGNDELDLSRRRVISQVLELGILVHSVIIGVSLGASESPKTIKPLVAALTFHQLFEGMGLGGCIAEAKFKIKKAALMAIFFSLTTPIGIAIGFGISTVYSETSPTALMVEGIFNSAAAGILIYMALVDLLAADFMSSRMQDSPKLLMGANIFLLFGAGCMSLLAKWA, encoded by the exons ATGAATAAACTTGTagtttcttctcttctctttttcttctttcttcttcccGCTTTAGTTTCTTCAGAATGTACTTGCGATGAAGATGCCGATGATCGGGATAAAATCGAAGCGTTGAAGTATAAATTGGTAGCCGTCGCTTCCATTTTAATTGCCGGTGCTATAGGCGTATCGATTCCCATTCTCGGTAAGGTAATTCCAGCTTTTCGCCCTGAAAATAATGTGTTTTTTCTAATTAAGGCTTTTGCCGCCGGAGTGATTTTGGGTACCGGATTTGTTCATATACTACCGGATGCATTCGAGAGTTTGTCTAGCCCTTGTCTTCCGGAAAAACCATGGGGAGATTTTCCATTTGCTGGATTTATAGCTATGATTTCCTCCATCGGAACGATGATGGTGGATTTATTAGCGACGAGTTTTTATAAGAATTCGAATCTTACGAAACAAAAGCCTGTGAATAGTGATGAAGAAAAAGAGGTACATGTGCATACCCATTCAACTCATGGACATGCTCATGGCTCTGTTATGTTGACGTCATCGGAGGGTAACGATGAATTGGATTTATCTCGTCGGAGAGTTATCTCACAG GTATTGGAATTGGGAATTTTGGTGCATTCAGTAATAATTGGTGTATCTTTGGGTGCCTCAGAATCTCCCAAAACAATTAAGCCTCTTGTAGCTGCATTAACTTTTCATCAGCTCTTTGAAGGCATGGGTTTAGGTGGCTGCATTGCTGAG GCGaaatttaagattaaaaaagcAGCATTGATGGCAATTTTCTTCTCCCTAACAACACCAATTGGAATTGCAATTGGTTTTGGAATATCAACAGTGTATAGTGAAACGAGTCCAACTGCACTCATGGTAGAAGGAATTTTCAACTCTGCTGCTGCTGGGATTTTGATTTACATGGCTTTAGTGGATTTACTTGCAGCAGATTTTATGAGCAGTAGAATGCAAGATAGTCCTAAACTTTTAATGGGAGCtaatatatttcttctttttgggGCGGGTTGTATGTCACTTTTAGCTAAATGGGCTTAG
- the LOC138341705 gene encoding uncharacterized protein isoform X3 has product MLGILEGMTQAGALPVTSDGSQIRVGGQTPDSIVAPDSQTPRTQPAAAIAPRLDSMEFPDMTSHLVNKPSMTIDEQKMFGRFRLMNPPTYTGDLGEDAYEFIVSCHERLHNLGLVESHGVDYTAFQMTGSAKQWWRDYISSRPAGSHPLSWTEFTQVFLSKFVPRSERECKRAEFEGLQQNGMSVAEYEGKFHVLARHASMILPTEAERVRRFVKGLIIPIRLGVSQVAASGVPFQKVVDAAKELEMIRREGFEQREGKRTHYSGDYGGAPLRSRGYLGRGYHPQSSRPTHATIPVSEASYAGHNSSSSVRTSQGSSSRPVVCGGHSGHSGSSHQPASRRGCFECGDIGLFVRDCPRTRRGGLHQGSQASTSRAAQPPARGGAPNGRGGSHLGRGDSPSGRGGGRGGSQSDGGRSHCYAFPGRPEAEASDAVITDSIPSRSTSRGAN; this is encoded by the exons atgttaggaatcctagaggggatgacccaggcaggagctttgcctgtcacttctgatggctcacagatccgtgttggaggtcaaactccagATTCGATAGTTGCACCAGATTCTCAGACTCCCAGGACTCAGCCAGCTGCCGCTATAGCTCctcgtttggatagtatggagtttccagatatgacatcacatttggtgaacaagccttctatgactattgatgagcaaaagatgtttgggaggttcagactaatgaatcctcctacttatactggtgacttaggtgaggatgcatatgagtttatagttagttgtcatgagaggttgcataatcttggattagtggagtctcatggagttgactacacagcgtttcagatgactggctctgctaagcagtggtggagagattatattagtagtaggccagctggatctcatccactatcctggactgagtttactcaggtatttctatcaaaatttgttccacgcagtgagagggagtgcaagagggccgagtttgagggtttgcagcaaaatggtatgtcagttgcagagtatgagggtaaatttcatgtcttggctaggcatgcttcgatgatacttcccacagaggctgagagagtgaggaggtttgttaaggggctgattattccaattcgtctaggagtttctcaggttgctgcttctggtgttccattccagaaagtggtagatgctgctaaggagttggagatgattcgacgtgagggatttgagcagcgagagggaaagagaactcattattcaggtgattatggtggtgctccTCTTAGGAGTCGGGGTTACTTGGGCAGAGGTTATCACCCTCAGTCCAGCAGACCCACTCATGCTACTATACCAGTGTCTGAGGCTAGTTACGCTGGGCATAACTCGTCGAGCTCGGTACGTACTTCgcagggttcatcttctagacctgtagtttgtggagggcattctggtcattcaggttcctctcatcagcctgcgtctcgtaggggttgctttgagtgtggtgatatAGGACTctttgtgagagactgccctaggaccagacgtggtggcttacatcagggttctcaggcttcgacttccagggctgcacaacctccagctaggggtggtgcaccgaatggtagaggtggttctcatttAGGTAGAGGTGACTCTCCTTctggtcgaggtggtggtcgtggaggttcacaatctgatggaggtcgttctcactgctatgcttttccaggtaggccagaggctgaggcttctgatgctgttatcacag attcaattccgagtaggagcacatctcgtggagcaaattga
- the LOC138341705 gene encoding uncharacterized protein isoform X2, producing the protein MLGILEGMTQAGALPVTSDGSQIRVGGQTPDSIVAPDSQTPRTQPAAAIAPRLDSMEFPDMTSHLVNKPSMTIDEQKMFGRFRLMNPPTYTGDLGEDAYEFIVSCHERLHNLGLVESHGVDYTAFQMTGSAKQWWRDYISSRPAGSHPLSWTEFTQVFLSKFVPRSERECKRAEFEGLQQNGMSVAEYEGKFHVLARHASMILPTEAERVRRFVKGLIIPIRLGVSQVAASGVPFQKVVDAAKELEMIRREGFEQREGKRTHYSGDYGGAPLRSRGYLGRGYHPQSSRPTHATIPVSEASYAGHNSSSSVRTSQGSSSRPVVCGGHSGHSGSSHQPASRRGCFECGDIGLFVRDCPRTRRGGLHQGSQASTSRAAQPPARGGAPNGRGGSHLGRGDSPSGRGGGRGGSQSDGGRSHCYAFPGRPEAEASDAVITDRNHYETLQKGKELS; encoded by the exons atgttaggaatcctagaggggatgacccaggcaggagctttgcctgtcacttctgatggctcacagatccgtgttggaggtcaaactccagATTCGATAGTTGCACCAGATTCTCAGACTCCCAGGACTCAGCCAGCTGCCGCTATAGCTCctcgtttggatagtatggagtttccagatatgacatcacatttggtgaacaagccttctatgactattgatgagcaaaagatgtttgggaggttcagactaatgaatcctcctacttatactggtgacttaggtgaggatgcatatgagtttatagttagttgtcatgagaggttgcataatcttggattagtggagtctcatggagttgactacacagcgtttcagatgactggctctgctaagcagtggtggagagattatattagtagtaggccagctggatctcatccactatcctggactgagtttactcaggtatttctatcaaaatttgttccacgcagtgagagggagtgcaagagggccgagtttgagggtttgcagcaaaatggtatgtcagttgcagagtatgagggtaaatttcatgtcttggctaggcatgcttcgatgatacttcccacagaggctgagagagtgaggaggtttgttaaggggctgattattccaattcgtctaggagtttctcaggttgctgcttctggtgttccattccagaaagtggtagatgctgctaaggagttggagatgattcgacgtgagggatttgagcagcgagagggaaagagaactcattattcaggtgattatggtggtgctccTCTTAGGAGTCGGGGTTACTTGGGCAGAGGTTATCACCCTCAGTCCAGCAGACCCACTCATGCTACTATACCAGTGTCTGAGGCTAGTTACGCTGGGCATAACTCGTCGAGCTCGGTACGTACTTCgcagggttcatcttctagacctgtagtttgtggagggcattctggtcattcaggttcctctcatcagcctgcgtctcgtaggggttgctttgagtgtggtgatatAGGACTctttgtgagagactgccctaggaccagacgtggtggcttacatcagggttctcaggcttcgacttccagggctgcacaacctccagctaggggtggtgcaccgaatggtagaggtggttctcatttAGGTAGAGGTGACTCTCCTTctggtcgaggtggtggtcgtggaggttcacaatctgatggaggtcgttctcactgctatgcttttccaggtaggccagaggctgaggcttctgatgctgttatcacag ATCGTAACCATTACGAAACTTTGcaaaaagggaaggaactatCTTGA
- the LOC138341705 gene encoding uncharacterized protein isoform X1, whose product MLGILEGMTQAGALPVTSDGSQIRVGGQTPDSIVAPDSQTPRTQPAAAIAPRLDSMEFPDMTSHLVNKPSMTIDEQKMFGRFRLMNPPTYTGDLGEDAYEFIVSCHERLHNLGLVESHGVDYTAFQMTGSAKQWWRDYISSRPAGSHPLSWTEFTQVFLSKFVPRSERECKRAEFEGLQQNGMSVAEYEGKFHVLARHASMILPTEAERVRRFVKGLIIPIRLGVSQVAASGVPFQKVVDAAKELEMIRREGFEQREGKRTHYSGDYGGAPLRSRGYLGRGYHPQSSRPTHATIPVSEASYAGHNSSSSVRTSQGSSSRPVVCGGHSGHSGSSHQPASRRGCFECGDIGLFVRDCPRTRRGGLHQGSQASTSRAAQPPARGGAPNGRGGSHLGRGDSPSGRGGGRGGSQSDGGRSHCYAFPGRPEAEASDAVITGIIPVCHRSGTVLFDPGSTYSYVSTYFSPSLDILCESLDLPIRVSTPVGDFVVVDRVYRFCTITLMGYDTHADLKVLDMIDFDVILGMDWLSSYHAILNCHAKTITLAMPGIPIEEWRGTLSHPSKGVISFLKARQLVQRGCLAYLAHIRDTSIETPMLESIPVVSEFSEVFPTDLPGLPPDRDIDFCIDVEPGTRHISIPPYRMAPAELKELKEQLQDLLSKGFIRPSVSSWGAPVLFVKKKDGSMHMCIDYRQLNKVTIRNKYPISRIDDLFDQLQGASVFSKIDLRSGYH is encoded by the coding sequence atgttaggaatcctagaggggatgacccaggcaggagctttgcctgtcacttctgatggctcacagatccgtgttggaggtcaaactccagATTCGATAGTTGCACCAGATTCTCAGACTCCCAGGACTCAGCCAGCTGCCGCTATAGCTCctcgtttggatagtatggagtttccagatatgacatcacatttggtgaacaagccttctatgactattgatgagcaaaagatgtttgggaggttcagactaatgaatcctcctacttatactggtgacttaggtgaggatgcatatgagtttatagttagttgtcatgagaggttgcataatcttggattagtggagtctcatggagttgactacacagcgtttcagatgactggctctgctaagcagtggtggagagattatattagtagtaggccagctggatctcatccactatcctggactgagtttactcaggtatttctatcaaaatttgttccacgcagtgagagggagtgcaagagggccgagtttgagggtttgcagcaaaatggtatgtcagttgcagagtatgagggtaaatttcatgtcttggctaggcatgcttcgatgatacttcccacagaggctgagagagtgaggaggtttgttaaggggctgattattccaattcgtctaggagtttctcaggttgctgcttctggtgttccattccagaaagtggtagatgctgctaaggagttggagatgattcgacgtgagggatttgagcagcgagagggaaagagaactcattattcaggtgattatggtggtgctccTCTTAGGAGTCGGGGTTACTTGGGCAGAGGTTATCACCCTCAGTCCAGCAGACCCACTCATGCTACTATACCAGTGTCTGAGGCTAGTTACGCTGGGCATAACTCGTCGAGCTCGGTACGTACTTCgcagggttcatcttctagacctgtagtttgtggagggcattctggtcattcaggttcctctcatcagcctgcgtctcgtaggggttgctttgagtgtggtgatatAGGACTctttgtgagagactgccctaggaccagacgtggtggcttacatcagggttctcaggcttcgacttccagggctgcacaacctccagctaggggtggtgcaccgaatggtagaggtggttctcatttAGGTAGAGGTGACTCTCCTTctggtcgaggtggtggtcgtggaggttcacaatctgatggaggtcgttctcactgctatgcttttccaggtaggccagaggctgaggcttctgatgctgttatcacaggtattattcCGGTTTGTCATCGATCAGGTACTGTATTATTCGATCcaggctctacttattcttatgtgtccacatatttttctcctagtctagatatattatgtgagtctcttgatttgccgatacgtgtctctactcctgtcgGGGATTTTGTGGTTGTAGATCGGGTGTATCGATTTTGTACCATTACCTTGATGGGGTATGACACTCATGCAGATTTAAAGGTCTTagatatgatagattttgatgtgattcttggtatggattggttatcttcttaccacgcaattttaaattgtcatgccaagaccatcactttagctatgcctggaattcctatagaagaatggagaggtactcttagtcatccttctaagggtgtgatatcattccttaaggctcgtcagttggtacagagaggatgtttggcGTACTTGGCCCACATTCGAGATACTAGTATTGAGACTCCaatgcttgagtctattccagtagtgagtgaattttcagaagtatttccgaccgatttgccaggtcttccaccagatcgtgatattgatttttgtattgatgtggagccaggcactcggcatatttccattcctccttatcgtatggcaccgGCTGAACTAAAGGAGTTGAAGGAGCAGTTgcaggatttgttgagcaaaggttttattagaccaagtgtatcttcttggggtgctccagtgttatttgtgaagaagaaagatggatctatgcatatgtgtattgactatcggcagttgaacaaggtaaccatcagaaataagtatccgatatctcgtattgatgatttatttgatcagttgcagggtgcttcagttttctctaaaattgacttgagatctggctatcattag